From Zingiber officinale cultivar Zhangliang chromosome 5B, Zo_v1.1, whole genome shotgun sequence, the proteins below share one genomic window:
- the LOC121985403 gene encoding probable disease resistance protein At1g61300 isoform X1 → MRESSNCCSIIQRVAKKLSEANELMSRAGALVQIATVQPPEPVVMLPISHRLPVGIESYVKAIVGYIDVGKENIIGIYGMGGVGKTTILKSIQQYYLNQSKFDHVIWVVASKDCQLKRLQEEIATRLGLMTLQENDDEKACGDKLFIYLKNKKCLLFLDDIWEQLDLQLLGMAHSATERDQQQPRKVVVFTTRSETVCGQMTTTTKFKVKCLDPDKAWQLFEQNIDGDILKSDGGIKFVAQELAKECAGLPLALITVARAMLGKRSWEVWNDALHQIRDKHEWSTIGLSKDSVVMYKAFKLSYDSLENDSIRECLLCCSLWPEDYEIDKFEELIPCWIGCGIISEFNVINEAFTKGCSHLEALMAASLLEHSSEEYYTEKYVKMHDVIRDMALLMVSELKRSKRKWIVKAGTGMSHLPRQEEWQEAERASFMRNKITSLQEYGASTFPKLSMLILRVNNCLTIPPSLFASMPRLTYLDISKCRISELPMEIGSLTELRYLNLSGNLVRTLPVEFGCLSKLEYLLLRDTKLKIVPNGTISNLSMLKWLDIRGVFTIRDWWLNELDIRGMHPMSEWWWDELKCFKGCHQLSVGINIDATTANIERLNMLSNVSIWDLIMDGENISELPNLDLGTPQWCYNISDNLESLTILNVAVDKLMLTARCLKTLHFSELKLLEKVSLNGVGVYNLRALYIYGCWMLKDVSWVLQLPHLNLLVISECPGMKNLISNFGNSNSSSNIRRLSLFFMLNLNCITEQPLHFPYLEYMQVRACPRFKKLPFGAEILKNRLREIHGDQIWWNNLEWDEENNKNSLTPYFIPDFRRRLWRQSRGGEGGSGSNGDCDGDDNSLENSEGS, encoded by the exons ATGAGAGAGTCATCAAACTGCTGCTCCATCATCCAGAGAGTGGCGAAGAAGCTCAGCGAGGCTAATGAATTGATGAGCCGAGCTGGTGCGCTAGTTCAGATTGCCACAGTTCAGCCTCCAGAACCCGTCGTGATGCTTCCCATCTCACACCGACTACCTGTTGGGATTGAGTCGTATGTGAAGGCAATTGTGGGATACATCGATGTTGGAAAAGAAAACATCATAGGCATCTATGGCATGGGTGGTGTCGGTAAGACCACCATATTGAAGAGCATCCAGCAATACTATCTTAACCAAAGCAAATTTGACCATGTCATTTGGGTTGTGGCCTCCAAAGACTGCCAATTGAAAAGGCTTCAGGAGGAGATTGCCACGAGACTAGGACTGATGACACTGCAAGAGAATGACGATGAAAAAGCTTGTGGCGATAAGCTGTTTATCTACTTGAAGAACAAGAAGTGTTTGTTGTTTCTTGATGACATTTGGGAACAATTGGATCTTCAGCTGTTGGGGATGGCACACTCGGCTACTGAGCGAGACCAGCAGCAGCCACGCAAAGTTGTGGTGTTCACAACCCGTAGCGAGACAGTATGTGGACAaatgacaacaacaacaaaattTAAAGTCAAATGCCTGGATCCAGATAAAGCGTGGCAACTCTTTGAGCAGAATATCGATGGGGATATTCTCAAATCAGATGGTGGAATTAAGTTCGTTGCTCAAGAACTTGCTAAAGAATGTGCAGGTCTTCCACTCGCTCTTATCACCGTCGCCCGGGCTATGTTAGGGAAAAGGTCTTGGGAAGTTTGGAACGACGCTCTTCATCAAATCAGAGATAAACATGAGTGGTCAACCATTGGTCTTTCAAAAGATTCAGTTGTAATGTATAAAGCCTTCAAGCTAAGCTACGATAGCTTAGAAAATGACTCCATAAGAGAATGTCTTTTGTGTTGCTCTTTGTGGCCCGAAGATTATGAAATCGATAAATTTGAAGAGTTGATACCATGTTGGATAGGTTGCGGCATAATCAGTGAATTTAATGTAATCAATGAAGCTTTCACTAAAGGATGCTCCCATTTGGAAGCTCTCATGGCTGCATCCTTGCTAGAGCACTCTAGTGAGGAGTATTACACGGAGAAATATGTAAAGATGCATGACGTCATCCGAGACATGGCATTATTGATGGTCTCTGAGCTAAAGAGGAGCAAAAGAAAATGGATTGTAAAAGCAGGAACTGGGATGAGTCATTTGCCTAGACAAGAGGAATGGCAAGAAGCAGAGCGAGCATCATTCATGAGGAATAAGATTACATCTTTGCAAGAGTATGGAGCTTCCACTTTTCCAAAACTTTCTATGTTGATTCTCCGGGTCAACAATTGCCTGACAATTCCTCCGAGTTTGTTTGCAAGCATGCCACGTTTAACATACTTGGATATCTCTAAATGTCGTATTTCAGAGCTTCCGATGGAGATTGGTAGCTTAACTGAGCTTCGATATTTAAATTTGTCCGGCAATCTTGTTAGAACTTTACCGGTCGAGTTTGGTTGTCTCAGCAAATTAGAGTACTTGCTTTTAAGGGATACCAAGCTTAAGATTGTACCCAATGGGACAATATCCAATTTATCAATGCTCAAGTGGCTGGATATAAGAGGAGTTTTCACAATACGTGACTGGTGGTTGAATGAGCTAGACATAAGAGGAATGCATCCTATGTCTGAGTGGTGGTGGGATGAGTTGAAATGTTTCAAAGGATGCCACCAATTAAGTGTGGGAATTAACATTGATGCAACAACAGCTAACATTGAGCGATTGAATATGTTATCAAATGTCTCCATATGGGACCTCATTATGGATGGAGAGAATATTTCAGAACTTCCAAACCTCGATCTGGGCACTCCACAATGGTGCTACAACATAAGTGACAACCTCGAGTCTCTAACTATTCTAAATGTTGCAGTAGACAAATTAATGTTGACTGCAAGATGCTTAAAGACTCTGCATTTTTCTGAACTAAAACTATTGGAAAAGGTTTCATTGAATGGAGTTGGGGTCTACAATCTTCGTGCACTATATATTTATGGATGCTGGATGTTGAAGGATGTTTCTTGGGTTCTACAACTGCCACACCTTAATCTTCTAGTGATAAGTGAATGTCCTGGAATGAAGAATCTAATAAGTAACTTCGGGAACTCCAACTCTAGCTCTAACATCCGGAGGTTGAGTTTGTTTTTCATGTTGAACCTCAATTGCATTACAGAACAACCACTCCATTTTCCCTACTTGGAATATATGCAAGTGCGTGCGTGCCCAAGGTTTAAAAAATTACCATTTGGAGCTGAAATATTGAAGAATAGATTAAGAGAAATTCACGGTGATCAAATTTGGTGGAACAACTTAGAGTGGGATGAAGAGAACAACAAGAATTCCCTCACTCCTTATTTTATTCCTGATTTTAGACG GCGACTGTGGCGACAGTCTCGCGGCGGCGAAGGCGGCAGCGGCAGCAATGGCGACTGCGACGGTGATGACAACAGTCTTGAGAACTCGGAAGGTTCCTAA
- the LOC121985403 gene encoding probable disease resistance protein At1g61300 isoform X2 has translation MRESSNCCSIIQRVAKKLSEANELMSRAGALVQIATVQPPEPVVMLPISHRLPVGIESYVKAIVGYIDVGKENIIGIYGMGGVGKTTILKSIQQYYLNQSKFDHVIWVVASKDCQLKRLQEEIATRLGLMTLQENDDEKACGDKLFIYLKNKKCLLFLDDIWEQLDLQLLGMAHSATERDQQQPRKVVVFTTRSETVCGQMTTTTKFKVKCLDPDKAWQLFEQNIDGDILKSDGGIKFVAQELAKECAGLPLALITVARAMLGKRSWEVWNDALHQIRDKHEWSTIGLSKDSVVMYKAFKLSYDSLENDSIRECLLCCSLWPEDYEIDKFEELIPCWIGCGIISEFNVINEAFTKGCSHLEALMAASLLEHSSEEYYTEKYVKMHDVIRDMALLMVSELKRSKRKWIVKAGTGMSHLPRQEEWQEAERASFMRNKITSLQEYGASTFPKLSMLILRVNNCLTIPPSLFASMPRLTYLDISKCRISELPMEIGSLTELRYLNLSGNLVRTLPVEFGCLSKLEYLLLRDTKLKIVPNGTISNLSMLKWLDIRGVFTIRDWWLNELDIRGMHPMSEWWWDELKCFKGCHQLSVGINIDATTANIERLNMLSNVSIWDLIMDGENISELPNLDLGTPQWCYNISDNLESLTILNVAVDKLMLTARCLKTLHFSELKLLEKVSLNGVGVYNLRALYIYGCWMLKDVSWVLQLPHLNLLVISECPGMKNLISNFGNSNSSSNIRRLSLFFMLNLNCITEQPLHFPYLEYMQVRACPRFKKLPFGAEILKNRLREIHGDQIWWNNLEWDEENNKNSLTPYFIPDFRRLAAAKAAAAAMATATVMTTVLRTRKVPKI, from the exons ATGAGAGAGTCATCAAACTGCTGCTCCATCATCCAGAGAGTGGCGAAGAAGCTCAGCGAGGCTAATGAATTGATGAGCCGAGCTGGTGCGCTAGTTCAGATTGCCACAGTTCAGCCTCCAGAACCCGTCGTGATGCTTCCCATCTCACACCGACTACCTGTTGGGATTGAGTCGTATGTGAAGGCAATTGTGGGATACATCGATGTTGGAAAAGAAAACATCATAGGCATCTATGGCATGGGTGGTGTCGGTAAGACCACCATATTGAAGAGCATCCAGCAATACTATCTTAACCAAAGCAAATTTGACCATGTCATTTGGGTTGTGGCCTCCAAAGACTGCCAATTGAAAAGGCTTCAGGAGGAGATTGCCACGAGACTAGGACTGATGACACTGCAAGAGAATGACGATGAAAAAGCTTGTGGCGATAAGCTGTTTATCTACTTGAAGAACAAGAAGTGTTTGTTGTTTCTTGATGACATTTGGGAACAATTGGATCTTCAGCTGTTGGGGATGGCACACTCGGCTACTGAGCGAGACCAGCAGCAGCCACGCAAAGTTGTGGTGTTCACAACCCGTAGCGAGACAGTATGTGGACAaatgacaacaacaacaaaattTAAAGTCAAATGCCTGGATCCAGATAAAGCGTGGCAACTCTTTGAGCAGAATATCGATGGGGATATTCTCAAATCAGATGGTGGAATTAAGTTCGTTGCTCAAGAACTTGCTAAAGAATGTGCAGGTCTTCCACTCGCTCTTATCACCGTCGCCCGGGCTATGTTAGGGAAAAGGTCTTGGGAAGTTTGGAACGACGCTCTTCATCAAATCAGAGATAAACATGAGTGGTCAACCATTGGTCTTTCAAAAGATTCAGTTGTAATGTATAAAGCCTTCAAGCTAAGCTACGATAGCTTAGAAAATGACTCCATAAGAGAATGTCTTTTGTGTTGCTCTTTGTGGCCCGAAGATTATGAAATCGATAAATTTGAAGAGTTGATACCATGTTGGATAGGTTGCGGCATAATCAGTGAATTTAATGTAATCAATGAAGCTTTCACTAAAGGATGCTCCCATTTGGAAGCTCTCATGGCTGCATCCTTGCTAGAGCACTCTAGTGAGGAGTATTACACGGAGAAATATGTAAAGATGCATGACGTCATCCGAGACATGGCATTATTGATGGTCTCTGAGCTAAAGAGGAGCAAAAGAAAATGGATTGTAAAAGCAGGAACTGGGATGAGTCATTTGCCTAGACAAGAGGAATGGCAAGAAGCAGAGCGAGCATCATTCATGAGGAATAAGATTACATCTTTGCAAGAGTATGGAGCTTCCACTTTTCCAAAACTTTCTATGTTGATTCTCCGGGTCAACAATTGCCTGACAATTCCTCCGAGTTTGTTTGCAAGCATGCCACGTTTAACATACTTGGATATCTCTAAATGTCGTATTTCAGAGCTTCCGATGGAGATTGGTAGCTTAACTGAGCTTCGATATTTAAATTTGTCCGGCAATCTTGTTAGAACTTTACCGGTCGAGTTTGGTTGTCTCAGCAAATTAGAGTACTTGCTTTTAAGGGATACCAAGCTTAAGATTGTACCCAATGGGACAATATCCAATTTATCAATGCTCAAGTGGCTGGATATAAGAGGAGTTTTCACAATACGTGACTGGTGGTTGAATGAGCTAGACATAAGAGGAATGCATCCTATGTCTGAGTGGTGGTGGGATGAGTTGAAATGTTTCAAAGGATGCCACCAATTAAGTGTGGGAATTAACATTGATGCAACAACAGCTAACATTGAGCGATTGAATATGTTATCAAATGTCTCCATATGGGACCTCATTATGGATGGAGAGAATATTTCAGAACTTCCAAACCTCGATCTGGGCACTCCACAATGGTGCTACAACATAAGTGACAACCTCGAGTCTCTAACTATTCTAAATGTTGCAGTAGACAAATTAATGTTGACTGCAAGATGCTTAAAGACTCTGCATTTTTCTGAACTAAAACTATTGGAAAAGGTTTCATTGAATGGAGTTGGGGTCTACAATCTTCGTGCACTATATATTTATGGATGCTGGATGTTGAAGGATGTTTCTTGGGTTCTACAACTGCCACACCTTAATCTTCTAGTGATAAGTGAATGTCCTGGAATGAAGAATCTAATAAGTAACTTCGGGAACTCCAACTCTAGCTCTAACATCCGGAGGTTGAGTTTGTTTTTCATGTTGAACCTCAATTGCATTACAGAACAACCACTCCATTTTCCCTACTTGGAATATATGCAAGTGCGTGCGTGCCCAAGGTTTAAAAAATTACCATTTGGAGCTGAAATATTGAAGAATAGATTAAGAGAAATTCACGGTGATCAAATTTGGTGGAACAACTTAGAGTGGGATGAAGAGAACAACAAGAATTCCCTCACTCCTTATTTTATTCCTGATTTTAGACG TCTCGCGGCGGCGAAGGCGGCAGCGGCAGCAATGGCGACTGCGACGGTGATGACAACAGTCTTGAGAACTCGGAAGGTTCCTAAAATCTAA